GAAGTTGAAGCACCAGAAGACCGGTTATGACCTGGAAGAACACGCTCATCCCCTCCCCCTGCCCGGCCGCAGCAGGTCCAGCCATTCATTCGTCGACCTTCCTCTGCGGAGCAGGGGATGGAACTCCTCCGGCATATAGCCCTTATAGCTTAGAATGTTGCTGCGGTGTGCCTCAAGCTGCCTGTTCAGAACCGATTCCAGGGTTCGTGCAATCTCCGGACGCTCCATCTCTGCCCAAGGCAGGAGCTGCGGCGCTCCGGCCAGCAGCGTGGCTTCCGGCTTCGTATGGCGGAACAGGCCATGGTACAGCGTCACCGGCACTACGGCAGTCTGCGGGCTGAGTCGCAGCACCAGGGCCGCTCCTTCCTTCAGGCTCAGCGGGCGGTGCTCCAGCGGCAGTATTTCGCCCTCGGGATACATCCAGACGCTCTCCCCTGCCTGAAGCAATCCGGCAGTATAGCGCAGCGAAGCGCGCAAGTCTCCGGGATTACCCGGGTTAATCGAGAAGGCTCCGAGCTTCCTGAAAAAGGCATATTTACTTAGCTGCTCCTCTTCCATCATGAAATAATGCCGGTTCCCCGGCAGCTTCCCGGCAGCATGGTAGGCCAGCAGACCGTCCCACCAGGAACTGTGATTCATCAGGTAGAGAATACCTCTGCCTGCGGCGGCGGCAGGCTGCAATTCTCCGCTTAATCCGATGAAATGGAAATGCCTGCGCAGCAGATACAGCGAATTATAGCGGGAGAACAGGCGGTCAAAGCTTGCCGATTTGGCGGCTTCCAGCATAGCGCAGACTCCCTTCAGCCAAGAATACGCCCGCACCGGCGATAATTGTACAGGCGGGCATTCCCTCCTTCAGAGCCATGAGGCCGAACAGGATCAGAATGGCCTGATACAGCCGGGTGCCCCGGCGGGCAGCCAGCCTGGTGACCGGCACGGCCGGAGGCAGCATAGACAGAGCCGCACCGGCAATCAGCCAGCCCCCGAAGTTGCTCCAGGGCACCTGATAGAAGCCCCCGCCGCCTTCCCAGTGCCAGAAGCTCCTGGCATGGGCGACAGGATCAAGCACCAGATCCATCAGCACGGTCCAGAAGCCTACCTGCACCGCCCTCAGCAGCAGCAGCCGGAGGCCGCGCTGCCCGAAGTCATGGCTGATGAGGATGGCATTGCACACGACAGCAATCCAGGCGAAGCCCAGGGTAACCGGAACTCCGTATACCAGCGGCCCCAGAATGGAAGAATACGAATAGTCCCCGAACAACCGGCCGGAATGGACGCCTACCCATTCAACCGCCATACCTCCGAGCCAGATCAGCGTAAAAGCAATCCATAGACGAAGGCTGCGCTTCGACCCGGAATCATTGACTGACCAGTCAGACATGAATGGCTTTTGCTGTCCCCTCACGAATAAGTCCATGGCATAGGCGGCGTAGAATACAAGAAAAAGTCCATTCGAGAATTGCAGGCTGTCCGGAATACCGAGCCAGATCAGCAGCAGCGCGCCAACCGCGTACCAGAACCAGAATAGTGTCCTGACCATCGCTAGACCACCGCACTTCCCGTCCCGGCGTATCGTACCATGGTCCGCTTGAATAACTGAAGCTTCATTTCATCACTGACATAAGACCGCTCGCGGTACACGTCGTAACCGTTAGCTTCCACAGCATCGAGAATGGCAGCATAGAAGGATGCGGCAAGCTCAATCGCAAGTCCGCTCTCCTGCGGGTAGGTATCCACCTGCTCCAGGCCTCTTTGGAACCAGATCAGCGCTTCTGCCTTAAGCTCCTGAAGGACTGCGGTAAACTGCTGGCTCACAATCCCGGACTCCAGCTCCTGCTGGCTGTATCCGTGCTTGTTCATCACCTCAAGGGGTACATATCTTCTTCCCCGGCGCAGGTCCTCTCCCACATCGCGGATGATATTCACAAGCTGCATTCCGATCCCTAAGGAAATTCCCGCTGTCTGTGCCGCTTCGCTCTGATCATCCCGCAGAACAGGCAGCAGCATCTCCCCTACCGTTCCGGCTACCAGATAGCAGTAGCCCTCAAGGTCCTCCATCGTGTCATATTCCGTAACCGTAAGATCTCTGAGCTGGCCCTCCATTTGCAGATGGAAGGGTTCACGCTGCAGCTGTGGGAAGCTGCTGAACAGCCAGCGCAGCGCCGGCCAGATGAAATGCCCTTCGGCCTGCTCCAGATCCGTGAACAGCTCCTTCAGCTCATGAATACTGTACGGCGAATTCCCGGGCTCATCCACGCTATCGTCTATAATCCGGCAAAAGGCATAAATGACATGCACGGCTTCACGCCTGGGACTTGGCAGAACATCGAACGCTTTATGAAACGAAGTGGACCCCTTCTTCATCAGTTCCTCACATTGCTGCAAAATCCGTTCATCCATGTACGCTCATCTCCTTTATCATTTCCTGAACAGCAAGCCTTGCTCCCTGCATTACAATCGGCACACCGCCGCCCGGATGGACGGAAGCGCCTGCGGCATACAGCCCTGCAAGCGGATAGGGCTTCGGCTGGGGCCGGAATACTCCGGATTGGCTCAGCAGCGGCGCAATACCGAAGCTGCCGCCCCCATATAATCCTTCCTTATCGGCATCGGCCGGTGTCCGCAGCCTGCGCCAGATGATATGGTCCGTAAGCCCGGGGAAGCCCCGCTGCTCCGCATCGGCCAGCACCCGGTCAGCCAGTTCCCCGGCTAACGCCTCCCAGTCTCTGTCCGTCCCTGACGGAACGGGAACGAGGAAGTACAGCACGCTCTCTCCCGGAGGTGCCGCGCTGTCGTCCAGCGCTGCCGGATTGAATACATAATACGAAGGATCTGCCGGAATCTGCTCCCGCTCAAACAGCTCATGCAAGCTGCTGTTCAGGCTGTCCGGCAGAAAGAACTGATGGACCAGTGACTCCGGCCACCGCCGGGACACTGCGGCATAGATCAGCAGACAGCCAGACGAGGGCTTGAAGCGCCCGCGCTTCACGGCGGCCTTCGCGGATGGGCCGCTGGCCTGGACCGCTGTTATCCCCACAGCCCGCTCCGGCTTGAATACGCCCGGCGGAAGCAGCTTCTCCACATTCGGGAAATCTCCGTTGTACAGTACCGCATCATACGTGATCTCCTGCCCGTTGACGACCACTCCCCTGCAGCGGTCCCCCTCAATTAGCAGAGACTCCACTTCAGTGCCGGTATGAATCTGTACCCCGCGCTCCTCCAGCTCCCGGGTCATGATCTGCGGCAGAACACCATACCCGCCCTTCAGCATCCAGATCCCGAAGGCTTGCTCGGCGTAGGGAAGCATGGTGTAAATGCCTGGGGTACGGAAGGGTGCCCCTCCAATATACAAGCTCTGAAGGGAGAACGCGTCCCTCAGCTCCTCATGCCGGAAATACTGCCCGATGGCTGAGCGCAGGTTACGGTAAGCACGCAGGCGGACCATCAGCGCGAGATTGGCCGGACTGAAGAATTCCCGCCCTCTCTTGTATCCCCTCTCCAGGAACGAGGTGCGCCCCTTGGGGTACAGCCCTGACATATCGTTCATGAAACGCGTGAAGCCCTGGCCCTCGCCGGGGTAGAGCCGTTCAATCTCTTCAGCCTGCGCCGCAGTATCTGAGTATTTGGTGAGCACGCGCCCGCTTCTGAAGTGCACCCGGTAGAGCGGATCACAGTGCAGCAGCGTAAGGCTCCTGCGCGGCAGGCCGCCTTCTTCCAGAATCCCGAGCAGCATCTCCGGCAGCAGCACGATCGTCGGTCCTTGGTCAATCCGGTAGCCATCCTGTTCTTCAAAAGCTACCCGCCCGCCAACCTTGGCGGCGCGTTCATACACGACCACCTCATGACCCTGCCGGGTCAGCAGCAGCGCTGCCGTCAGCCCGCCGATGCCGCTGCCCACAACCGCGATGCGGCTCATAGTGCAGCCCCCGCGCCCGCGCCAGGAGCGCCGGCCGGTACGGTGACTCTGCCCCGTACCGACTGGTCATGCTGCCGCAGCAGCCGCGCGCTGATTTTGGCTGACTCGAAGATCGTCGGCAGGCCGCTGCCGGGGTGCGTTCCCCCGCCGACCAGCCAGATACCGCGTACCTCCTCGAAGGTGTTATGCGGCCGCAGATACATCATCTGCCCCAGATTATGGGCCAGGTTGAAGGTTGCGCCGTTATAGACATTGAGCCGGCTCTGCCAGTCCTGCGGCGAGAAGAACAGGCGCTCTTCCACCCGTCCGGCAATTCCCCGAAGCTGCGGAATCTGGTCCAGACGTTCCATCATCCAGTCTTCAACCTCCGCACGCTCCCGCTCCCAGTCAATATCTGCCTTCAGATTAGGAACCGGCATCAGCACATAAAGCGAGGATTTGCCCGGCGGCGCCAGCGTCTTGTCGATGACTGAAGGGTTATGAACATAGATCGAAGCATCCTCAGACAGAACTCCCAGCTCCGTAATCTCTCTGACATTGCGCCGGTAATCCTCCGCGAAGTGGACGGAATGATGAGCCAGATCCGCCTCGCCGTCCACGCCCAGATAGAGCATGGCGGTGGAGCAGGAGTATTTTTTGCGGGCAAGCTTACCGGGTGTGTATTTCTTGAGCAGGCCCGGCTCGAACAATTGGGTCATCGCGGAGCCGAAGTCTGCGCCGATCACAACATAATCCGCTGCCACCTGCTCCCCATTCTCCAGCAGCAGCCCTGTGGCGTGTCTGTCCTTAACCAGAATCCGCTGTACTCCGCTTGCGGTGTGCACACGTCCGCCATGCTCCTGAATCACATCAGCCATCGCCTGAAGCACCCGGTTCACCCCGCCGATGGGATGGTACAGGCCGTAGCGGTGCTCCATATAGGACAGAATAGTGAAGGTTCCGGGGCATTCCCAGGGCGACATGCCGAGGTATTTGGCCTGGAATGTGAACGAGAAGCGCAGACGTTCGTCATCGAAATAACGCGACAGCCGGTTATACACAGTATCTGCGGCGTTCAGCTTGGGCAGAGCATGGATAACGTCTCTTTTAACGTAATCGCCAATCGATTGGAACGGACGCTGCAGCAGCGGAATGACCCGCTCCAGCTTGTCGCCCTCTTCAGCCATGAACCGGCGGTAGCCGCTTCCGTTGCCGGGGAACAGCCGTTCAATCTCTTCAGCAGTCTGATCCTGATTGGTCGAAGGGGTAAATACGGTATCTCCGAAATGCAGGGAATACAGCGGATCAAGCGGCTTCAGAGTGACATAATCATGCACCGAACGCCCGGCCAGAGCGAACAGCTCCTCCAGCAGATGCGGCATCATCAGGAAGGTGGCCCCCCGGTCGAAACGGTAGTCCCCCAGCGTAAGCTCTGCCGATCTGCCGCCCACTGCGGCCTGCTGCTCGTATAAATCCACCTCATATCCATCAGCGGCAAGCAGCATGGCTGCGGCCAATCCGCCGGGTCCGGCGCCGATCACTGCAACTTTTGCGGTGTCTGTGGTTCGGGTCAAGCTTGCTTCCTCCTGTCTGCGGGTAGCCTCTTTTATCCTAACATTATACAAAAACTATACAATCCTGATACAAATATCATACATACTTTGCGGGTCTGTGTAAATATCATCCTAGCGTCTTCCGGCAAATTGGCTGCTAGACTTGTCTGACACCAAAAAAACCGGCCGTTACCCTCATGGGGTTCCAGCCGGTTCTTAACCGCTTATCATCCGCTATATTTGGTTTTTGGCGAACTCCTGATCGAACCAGACCTGCCAATTCTCCGGAGGCTCCGTCATTTTATAGGTGGCCCTGGTATCCTGCGGAGCTGCCGCCTCATACGCCTTGCCGCCCACAATCAGCTGCATCTCCGGGTACCGGCTGCCCAGCCGCTCCAGCAGTTCTTCGCAATACGGGACAAGCTTCACATTCGTCACGGACAGGCAGACTGCCCTGATCCGCGGTCCCTGGGCCGCCAGCAGCTCCATTACGCCCTCCTCCGGCGTGTTCGCCCCCAGATAGATGACCTCCACCCCGTTTCTACGCAGGAACAGCGAGAATAACAGCAGCCCGACCTGATGATGCTCCCCCGCCGGACAGAACGCGAGCACCTTCGGATAATGCGCATACACAGGAAACACATGGAAGAACTGGGACAGCCGGTTCGAGATCATATGCGTCATATAATGCTCCTGCGCCACCGTGGCTGTTCCGGCTTCCCAGGCATCGCCGATCCGCACCAGAACCGGGATCAGCACATGATGGACCATCGCCTCATAGCCGTATAAGGAGAACCCGAAGTCAATCAGGGCATCCGCCCGCTCCCCCTGAATATCCAGCAGCGCGGTGTAGATTTGCTGCTTCATTTTGTCCAGGGCATCCTTGGGGGCTCCGGCGTCTCCGGCTACCGGCTCCTTCTTGCCTTGCTGTTTATGCTGCTTCAGCATCCGCACCGCATGGGAGATACTGACGCCCTGCTTATCCGTCTGTTCCTTCAACCAGCGAAGGTCCT
This region of Paenibacillus sp. FSL K6-1096 genomic DNA includes:
- a CDS encoding lysophospholipid acyltransferase family protein is translated as MLEAAKSASFDRLFSRYNSLYLLRRHFHFIGLSGELQPAAAAGRGILYLMNHSSWWDGLLAYHAAGKLPGNRHYFMMEEEQLSKYAFFRKLGAFSINPGNPGDLRASLRYTAGLLQAGESVWMYPEGEILPLEHRPLSLKEGAALVLRLSPQTAVVPVTLYHGLFRHTKPEATLLAGAPQLLPWAEMERPEIARTLESVLNRQLEAHRSNILSYKGYMPEEFHPLLRRGRSTNEWLDLLRPGRGRG
- a CDS encoding carotenoid biosynthesis protein → MVRTLFWFWYAVGALLLIWLGIPDSLQFSNGLFLVFYAAYAMDLFVRGQQKPFMSDWSVNDSGSKRSLRLWIAFTLIWLGGMAVEWVGVHSGRLFGDYSYSSILGPLVYGVPVTLGFAWIAVVCNAILISHDFGQRGLRLLLLRAVQVGFWTVLMDLVLDPVAHARSFWHWEGGGGFYQVPWSNFGGWLIAGAALSMLPPAVPVTRLAARRGTRLYQAILILFGLMALKEGMPACTIIAGAGVFLAEGSLRYAGSRQIGKL
- a CDS encoding phytoene/squalene synthase family protein, translating into MDERILQQCEELMKKGSTSFHKAFDVLPSPRREAVHVIYAFCRIIDDSVDEPGNSPYSIHELKELFTDLEQAEGHFIWPALRWLFSSFPQLQREPFHLQMEGQLRDLTVTEYDTMEDLEGYCYLVAGTVGEMLLPVLRDDQSEAAQTAGISLGIGMQLVNIIRDVGEDLRRGRRYVPLEVMNKHGYSQQELESGIVSQQFTAVLQELKAEALIWFQRGLEQVDTYPQESGLAIELAASFYAAILDAVEANGYDVYRERSYVSDEMKLQLFKRTMVRYAGTGSAVV
- the crtI gene encoding phytoene desaturase family protein; protein product: MSRIAVVGSGIGGLTAALLLTRQGHEVVVYERAAKVGGRVAFEEQDGYRIDQGPTIVLLPEMLLGILEEGGLPRRSLTLLHCDPLYRVHFRSGRVLTKYSDTAAQAEEIERLYPGEGQGFTRFMNDMSGLYPKGRTSFLERGYKRGREFFSPANLALMVRLRAYRNLRSAIGQYFRHEELRDAFSLQSLYIGGAPFRTPGIYTMLPYAEQAFGIWMLKGGYGVLPQIMTRELEERGVQIHTGTEVESLLIEGDRCRGVVVNGQEITYDAVLYNGDFPNVEKLLPPGVFKPERAVGITAVQASGPSAKAAVKRGRFKPSSGCLLIYAAVSRRWPESLVHQFFLPDSLNSSLHELFEREQIPADPSYYVFNPAALDDSAAPPGESVLYFLVPVPSGTDRDWEALAGELADRVLADAEQRGFPGLTDHIIWRRLRTPADADKEGLYGGGSFGIAPLLSQSGVFRPQPKPYPLAGLYAAGASVHPGGGVPIVMQGARLAVQEMIKEMSVHG
- the crtI gene encoding phytoene desaturase family protein produces the protein MLLAADGYEVDLYEQQAAVGGRSAELTLGDYRFDRGATFLMMPHLLEELFALAGRSVHDYVTLKPLDPLYSLHFGDTVFTPSTNQDQTAEEIERLFPGNGSGYRRFMAEEGDKLERVIPLLQRPFQSIGDYVKRDVIHALPKLNAADTVYNRLSRYFDDERLRFSFTFQAKYLGMSPWECPGTFTILSYMEHRYGLYHPIGGVNRVLQAMADVIQEHGGRVHTASGVQRILVKDRHATGLLLENGEQVAADYVVIGADFGSAMTQLFEPGLLKKYTPGKLARKKYSCSTAMLYLGVDGEADLAHHSVHFAEDYRRNVREITELGVLSEDASIYVHNPSVIDKTLAPPGKSSLYVLMPVPNLKADIDWERERAEVEDWMMERLDQIPQLRGIAGRVEERLFFSPQDWQSRLNVYNGATFNLAHNLGQMMYLRPHNTFEEVRGIWLVGGGTHPGSGLPTIFESAKISARLLRQHDQSVRGRVTVPAGAPGAGAGAAL
- a CDS encoding MerR family transcriptional regulator, coding for MYSIKQVVEMLDIPSVTLRAWENRYQAVVPERTESGYRLYSQENIEDLRWLKEQTDKQGVSISHAVRMLKQHKQQGKKEPVAGDAGAPKDALDKMKQQIYTALLDIQGERADALIDFGFSLYGYEAMVHHVLIPVLVRIGDAWEAGTATVAQEHYMTHMISNRLSQFFHVFPVYAHYPKVLAFCPAGEHHQVGLLLFSLFLRRNGVEVIYLGANTPEEGVMELLAAQGPRIRAVCLSVTNVKLVPYCEELLERLGSRYPEMQLIVGGKAYEAAAPQDTRATYKMTEPPENWQVWFDQEFAKNQI